CTGGACCCGGCCACCCTGGAGGCCCACCAGGCGCGTACGTCGCACCTGGCGTCCAAGGGGCTGCTCCGGCGGGTCCTGCCGTTCTCCGGGCCCCGGTACGTCAATTCGGTGCTGTTCCTGCCGGACGGGCGCCGCCCGGGTGAGCCTGCCGCCGCGTCCGGCGCCGTGGGCGACCATGGAGGGCATGTCCTCCGCGAAACGCCCCGGGCCGGATAGGCCCTCCGGCCCGTTCACCCCGCTCGACTTCCAGCTCGTGCTGCTGCGCCGGATGGCCGACCACAATCCGGACCTCGTCGAGGACGCCCGGCGCGAGCTGGGCGTCTCGATCGCGCAGATGCGGGAGTCGAACCGGCGGTGGCAGGCCATGGTGCGCTCGCCCCGGGCCCGGGGGTCGGCGTCCCGGTACCGGTCGGTCCTGGGCGCGCCCGAGTCCGTGACCCGGCGCCGCATCGGGGACCTGGAGTGCGAGGCGTGGCTGTGGCCGGTGCCGCTGTGGGACGACCTCCGCTTCGAGGTGCTGCTCGCGCCGAACGGGGCGGCGTGGAACGAGTGGCTCGTGCGCGCGCCGGGCGCGGCCGGGCCCGAGCCGCGCGCCCTGGAGGATCTGACCCCATGGTCCTGCACGGTGGACGAGGTGGCACGGGCGTTCCCACCGGCCCGACCGCTGGAGGGGACGGCACCGACGCGGTGGGGGCTGCGGTTCGTCGCGCCGGACGGGGACGGGGTGCTACGGGAGTGCGTCGCGGAGTTCACGTGGGGGCTGTTGCAAAGGGTCACCTAAGCAGAAAGCTCCGGTCACCCCCGGTCGGATGGCGCACACGCTCGATCGGACTTCTCTCCGACCCGTCCCGAAATCCTCCCAACCAGAAGATTGGCGATCATCCGGCCGTCGGGGGCGTCGGTGGGCCTACTGTCCGTGCAGAGTTCTGATCCTCACGGGAAGGCCCCCCATGACGACCCAGCACCCCGCGGAGCGAACCGTGCCGGTCGAGCGGCTGCGGCTGGGGGATCACGCGTGCATGGGACCGAGGGACCAGGAGCGGACCGACGAGTCGCCGTGGAAGGTCTTCACCGCGTACACCCGGACGAGTCTGGCGCGCGGCGAGAAGGTCATGCTGGTCATGGACCCGGACGATCTGAGTGACGACGAGGTGGTCGCGCTGCTGGACCGGGGCAGCGGGCAGGTGGTGGCGGCGCGGGACGGCGGCCAGCTGTCGGTCCGGCGGAACACGGAGATCTACGTGCCCGACGGCCGTTTCCAGGAGCGGCGCACCATCGACACCTACGCCTCCGAGGTCGACCGCGCCTGCGACGAGGGCTGGGCGGGGCTGCGGGTGACCGCCGACATGAGCTGGGCGCCCCGGGTCAACCTCGGCCACGACCGGCTGCTCGACTACGAGGCCTCGGTGGCGCCGCTCTTCGCGGACCCGCTGTTCACCGCGATCTGCTGGTACGACCGTCAGCGCTTCGACGACGACCTGACCTCCCGCGTCGGCAAGGTCCATCCGCTGCGGGTCATGGAACGCCTGGACTCCCTGGAGGTCACCGGGACCCCGGAGGGCGGCCGGATGGCCGGCACCGCCGAGTTGAGCACCCGCAGCGAGTTCGTCGAGGCGCTGCGCGAGGCGCTGGAGCACCGTGACGACTCGGGGCCCAGCCACTTCGTCCTCGACCTGCGCGACCTGTGCTTCATGGAGGCCCACTGCGCCTGGCAGCTGATCAGCCTCGCCGCCTCGCTCCCGGCCGGCAGCGAGGTCACCGTGCGCTGCGGTGAACTGCTGGGGCTGGTGCTGGAGCAACTGGGCGCCGGCGAGGTGCCCCAGCTGCTGGTCCGCGTGGAGGGCGAAGGGGACGAGGAGGACGCCGGGTGAGCGAGGGACTGAGGCTGCGGATGGAGTTCCGCGGTCCCGAACTGCCCCTGGTGCGCGCCCTGGTGGAGGAGGCGTCACTGCGCGCCCGTCTCACCGGCTCCGCCGGAGGCGCTTTCGGGCAGGCCGTGTTGGAGATCGCCACGGACGCCGCCGCCCGGGGCGCCGACCCGGGGGTCGTCGAACTCCGGGTGCGGCAGGGCGAGTTGCTGTGCGAGGTGACGTACGGCGGTGGTGTCCCCTCGACGGGGCGGCCCGAGGGGCTCGGCCCGCGCCTCGCGGAGTCTCTGATCGCCCGTATCGGCGCTCCCGCCCGGATCGACGTCCGCGACACCCCCGGCGGCACCTCGGTCACCCTGTCCGCCCCGGTGCCCGCCCCCTTGTCCGCCCCAGTGCGTACGCCGGCCGCTACAGCCCCGCCCGCGCGCTGAACCAGGCCGCCACCTGACTGCGGTTGTGGAACCCCAGCTTCACGAGGATGCGTTCGACATGGCCCTCGGCGGTACGGCGGGCGATGACGAGGTGGTCGGCGATCTGCTTGTTGGTGCGGCCCTGGGCGACGAGGGCCGCGACCTGCAGTTCACGGCGGGTCAGCGGGACCGGGTCGACGACGGGCGCGGCGACGGGGGTCGAGGCGTGCGTCGACGCCTGCGTCGAAGCCCGGGCGCGGGCCGGACCGTCCGCCGTGCGGGAGCCCTCCCGTGGGCCGGAG
This genomic stretch from Streptomyces deccanensis harbors:
- a CDS encoding MEDS domain-containing protein, whose protein sequence is MTTQHPAERTVPVERLRLGDHACMGPRDQERTDESPWKVFTAYTRTSLARGEKVMLVMDPDDLSDDEVVALLDRGSGQVVAARDGGQLSVRRNTEIYVPDGRFQERRTIDTYASEVDRACDEGWAGLRVTADMSWAPRVNLGHDRLLDYEASVAPLFADPLFTAICWYDRQRFDDDLTSRVGKVHPLRVMERLDSLEVTGTPEGGRMAGTAELSTRSEFVEALREALEHRDDSGPSHFVLDLRDLCFMEAHCAWQLISLAASLPAGSEVTVRCGELLGLVLEQLGAGEVPQLLVRVEGEGDEEDAG
- a CDS encoding ATP-binding protein — protein: MSEGLRLRMEFRGPELPLVRALVEEASLRARLTGSAGGAFGQAVLEIATDAAARGADPGVVELRVRQGELLCEVTYGGGVPSTGRPEGLGPRLAESLIARIGAPARIDVRDTPGGTSVTLSAPVPAPLSAPVRTPAATAPPAR